A genomic segment from Lutzomyia longipalpis isolate SR_M1_2022 chromosome 3, ASM2433408v1 encodes:
- the LOC129793173 gene encoding uncharacterized protein LOC129793173: MSSPGKDLNANVVPITLAVPVGPPAVPYEVDAPNVLATSEKAINVDGKECELINLHDDPAEDLTEIECERADEAKEMEDIPLNYDEEEHDSVSPLMMDNHTILEHHESYKELDEGSYEEDEDLHVYESRRKAHMKHSETKDSISSIDSDLSLSYDRHAAQDVQNLQTSDSLSSDENAKDSGCDVAKRSDEDGERKDQDEPPIEIPTDDMCDKIIEQVEFYFSNENILKDAFLLKHVRRNKEGFVSLKLVSSFKRVRQLVKDWRVVGYAIKKRSQKIELNDIGTKIRRLEPLPVYDETTPSRTVVATDLPISRMTIERVFDLFSKCGEIALVRILRVGGPIPADVRQFINKYPELQHKECALIEFLESQSARNAQAMPGMTVLEMVAPKKKTGKKAQVTRLIENCKVTEADIERSRGGMEDSFAKYRFRRSQSGYYAKPDQPVYVPPMRKMAYNNENYDHFNVRRGSAGAFQPVAPAEMSPPMQAPMQQQPMQQQPMQMPPMQQQMQPNPMQQMQPQQMVFSRNNSLCSDGYSSGCMDSRRGSQCSDLSRRLSNCSIASRRSSTCSECCLNCSRRSSQCSGPMDPYRRLSQCSEHGGSPRKYSLGQTFERRPSNGTVETNWRLPEDRIAESPISPRKFSGNGFDPMRKLSNGTEEYINGRRVSTDSGYDRKHSIGSDCSATRSRSGSFICGAHNPPIQEQMIVRSPVAPDGTRGFASRTRKMGQILPPV; the protein is encoded by the coding sequence ATGTCTTCACCGGGAAAAGATTTGAATGCAAATGTCGTGCCAATTACCCTGGCCGTACCTGTGGGACCCCCAGCTGTACCCTATGAGGTGGATGCCCCAAATGTTCTCGCCACCAGTGAGAAGGCAATTAATGTGGATGGGAAGGAATgtgaattgattaatttacaCGATGATCCTGCGGAGGATCTCACGGAGATTGAATGCGAGAGAGCTGATGAGGCTAAGGAGATGGAGGATATTCCATTGAATTATGACGAAGAGGAGCACGATAGCGTTAGCCCACTAATGATGGACAACCACACAATCCTGGAGCATCATGAATCCTACAAGGAACTCGATGAGGGAAGCTACGAAGAAGATGAGGATCTTCATGTGTATGAATCACGTAGGAAAGCCCATATGAAGCATTCAGAAACGAAGGATTCCATTAGTTCAATTGACAGTGATCTCTCACTCTCGTACGATCGTCACGCAGCTCAAGATGTGCAGAATCTCCAAACATCAGACTCCCTGTCATCCGATGAGAATGCCAAGGATTCCGGATGTGATGTGGCAAAGAGATCCGACGAAGATGGTGAGCGAAAGGATCAGGATGAGCCACCAATTGAAATTCCCACAGATGATATGTGCGATAAGATCATTGAGCAAGTTGAATTTTACTTCTCCAATGAAAATATCCTCAAGGATGCCTTCCTCCTGAAGCACGTACGTCGCAATAAGGAAGGTTTTGTGAGCCTAAAGCTCGTCTCGAGCTTCAAGCGGGTACGGCAATTGGTGAAAGATTGGCGTGTCGTTGGGTATGCCATTAAGAAGAGAAGCCAAAAGATTGAGCTGAATGACATTGGGACGAAGATTCGTCGCCTTGAACCATTGCCTGTGTACGATGAAACAACCCCCTCGCGCACGGTGGTGGCCACAGATCTTCCCATTAGTCGCATGACGATCGAGCGGGTGTTTGATCTCTTCTCAAAATGCGGTGAGATCGCTCTTGTACGGATCCTCCGTGTTGGTGGACCAATTCCCGCTGATGTGCGgcaatttatcaataaatacCCCGAACTGCAGCACAAGGAATGTGCTCTTATTGAATTCCTCGAATCGCAATCGGCACGAAATGCCCAAGCAATGCCCGGGATGACGGTGCTGGAGATGGTAGCGCCAAAGAAGAAGACTGGCAAGAAGGCCCAGGTGACGCGCCTCATTGAGAATTGCAAAGTCACGGAAGCAGACATTGAGCGAAGTCGCGGCGGTATGGAGGATTCCTTTGCCAAATATCGCTTCAGGCGTAGCCAGTCGGGGTACTATGCGAAACCCGATCAACCCGTCTATGTGCCACCAATGCGAAAGATGGCCTACAATAATGAGAATTATGACCATTTCAATGTACGTCGTGGCAGTGCTGGGGCATTCCAACCTGTTGCACCAGCTGAGATGTCACCCCCCATGCAGGCCCCAATGCAACAGCAACCAATGCAACAGCAACCCATGCAAATGCCGCCGATGCAGCAACAAATGCAACCAAATCCAATGCAACAAATGCAACCACAGCAGATGGTCTTCAGTCGCAACAATTCCCTCTGCTCAGACGGCTACTCGAGTGGATGCATGGACAGCAGGCGGGGGTCGCAGTGTTCGGATCTCTCGAGGCGCCTCTCGAATTGCTCAATTGCCTCCAGGCGCTCATCCACGTGTTCCGAGTGCTGCCTCAATTGCTCACGTCGCTCATCTCAGTGCAGCGGCCCCATGGACCCGTATCGTCGTCTATCGCAGTGCTCAGAGCATGGTGGCTCCCCGCGGAAGTACTCCCTGGGTCAGACATTCGAGAGGCGCCCCTCCAATGGGACAGTTGAGACGAATTGGCGCTTGCCCGAAGATCGCATCGCTGAGAGCCCAATTAGCCCCCGGAAATTCTCCGGAAATGGCTTCGATCCCATGCGAAAGCTCTCCAACGGCACGGAAGAGTACATCAATGGGCGCAGGGTGTCCACGGATAGTGGCTACGATCGCAAACATTCAATTGGATCAGATTGCAGTGCCACACGATCACGGAGTGGAAGTTTCATCTGCGGTGCTCACAATCCACCAATTCAGGAGCAAATGATCGTACGATCACCCGTGGCTCCCGATGGGACAAGAGGCTTTGCATCGCGAACACGCAAAATGGGCCAAATACTGCCACCCGTGTGA
- the LOC129793237 gene encoding vacuolar protein sorting-associated protein 28 homolog, with protein MQDNRPELYEEVKVYRNAREREKHDNMAELYAVINTMQNLEKAYIWDCITPQEYTAACSKLLVQYKVAFKQIQGTEYPNVEAFVKKYRLDCPAALERIREDRPITIKDDKGNTSKCIADIVSLFITLMDKLRLEIKAMDELHPELRDLVDTMSRLSLIPEDFEGRTKVAGWLSTLNAMQASDELSEAQVRQLLFDLESSYAAFNNLLHST; from the coding sequence ATGCAGGACAATCGCCCAGAACTCTACGAGGAAGTAAAGGTGTACAGGAATGCCAGAGAACGAGAGAAGCACGATAATATGGCTGAGCTGTATGCCGTGATAAATACAATGCAGAACCTGGAGAAGGCATACATCTGGGATTGTATCACACCACAGGAGTACACGGCAGCTTGTAGTAAGCTTCTCGTGCAGTACAAGGTGGCCTTTAAGCAGATTCAGGGAACAGAGTATCCCAATGTTGAGGCATTCGTGAAGAAGTACCGACTTGACTGCCCAGCCGCCCTGGAGCGCATCCGCGAGGATAGACCGATCACAATAAAGGATGACAAGGGGAACACGAGCAAGTGCATTGCGGACATTGTGAGTCTCTTCATTACGCTCATGGATAAGCTTCGGCTGGAAATTAAGGCCATGGATGAGCTGCATCCAGAGCTGCGGGATCTCGTGGACACCATGTCACGGCTCTCACTCATCCCCGAAGACTTTGAGGGGCGCACCAAAGTTGCCGGATGGCTCAGTACGCTCAATGCCATGCAAGCCTCAGATGAGCTGTCCGAAGCTCAAGTTAGGCAGCTCCTCTTTGACCTCGAGTCCTCATATGCGGCATTCAATAATCTCCTACACTCCACGTAA